From the genome of Flavobacteriales bacterium:
GAATGGAGAAGGTGCTAACAAATGGAAAAGAATTACTGCTGATAACATTGGAAAATCAGTTGCCATTGCACTTGACGAGTTAGTTTATTCTTACCCAACAGTTCAAAGTGAAATTGCTGGTGGTCAATCAAACATCTCAGGTAACTTTGATATTGAAGAAGCAAAATTAATTGCAAACATCTTAAAAGCTGGTAAATTGCCTGCTCCTGCAAAAATCATTGAAGAGAATGTTGTTGGTCCAACTTTAGGTCAAGAGTCTATTAATAAAGGAATGTCATCTTTTATTATTGCATTGTTAGTTGTATTGGCATACATGGTATTCTATTACTCTAAAGCAGGTATCGCCTCTGTAATTGCTTTATTAGCAAACATGTTCTTTATTTTTGGAATATTGGCTTCAATGCCACAATTAATTGCTCTTACTTTACCTGGTATTGCTGGTATCATCCTAACCATTGGTATGTCGGTAGATGCTAACGTACTTATTTTCGAACGTATTAGAGAAGAAATTTCTGCTGGTAAAGGTATTCGTTTAGCTGTATCAGACGGTTATAAATTTGCTTACTCATCAATTATTGACTCGAATGTTACTACCTTATTAACAGGTTTTGTATTGTGGTTCTTTGGTACTGGTCCAGTTGAAGGATTTGCTAAAACCCTGGTAATTGGTATCGCAACTTCATTGTTTACAGCTATTTTTATTACTCGTTTAATTTTCGAGTCTCAATTAGATAAAAACAAAGTACTTAAATTTTCTACTAAGTTTACTGAAGGTGCTTTCAAAAACATCAACTTCGATTTTATCGCAAACCGTAAAAAATTCTATATTCTTTCAGGTATAATTGTAATTATTGGTATTGGTTCATTAGTAACAAGAGGTTTACAACAAGGTATCGATTTTAAAGGTGGTCGCTCATATGTTGTTCGTTTTGATGCTCCTGTTTCAACAGTTGATATCTCAAAAAGTTTAGAAAAATTATTTGCTACATCTCCAGAGACAAAAACTTATGGTGATGATAACCAGGTAAAAATTACTACTACCTATTTAATTGACAGTGAAGACGAAAATGCTGATGATATTGTTGAAGGTAAATTAAATGAAGGTTTAAGTGCTTTAAATACCAAATATGAGGTAATGAGTTCTCAAAAAGTAGGACCAACCATTGCAAACGATATTAAAACATCTTCGTTCTGGTCTATATTATTCTCATTATTTATCATTTTCTTATACATTGTATTTAGATTTAAGAAATGGCAATTTGGTTTAGGTGCTTTAGTAGCATTATTCCATGATGTTATTATTACCCTTGCTATTTTCTCTATTTTCTACGGTATTTTACCATTCTCATTAGAAATTGACCAAGCCTTTATTGCTGCAATTTTAACGGTGGTTGGTTACTCGATTAACGATACCGTGGTTGTATTTGATAGAATTAGAGAGTTTTTAGGAGCGTTTAAAAAACGTCCAGAAAACGAATTAATTAACGATGCATTAAACAGTACATTAAGTAGAACTGTAAATACTTCGTTAAGTACCATATTTGTATTATTAATGATCTTTATTTTTGGTGGTGAAGTAATTAGAGGATTTACTTTTGCATTATTAATTGGTATCGTTGTTGGTACTTACTCTTCGTTATTTATTGCTTCGCCAGTTATGTACGACATGGCAAAAAAATCAAAAGAAGATAAATAGCATTACAATTTGATTATAAAAAAGCCCTTACAAACAAATGTTGTAAGGGCTTTTTATTTTAAATAAAATATTACTTTTAGTAAAAAATTATCTGCTCAATGAAAATTCCACCTAAAACATTAGAAAGTGTTGCTAAGTTGCTGAACTGCGATTTTATTGGAAATCCAAACCACAGCATTACCGGCATTAATGAAATACATATGGTTGACTACGGCGACATCGTTTTTGTTGATCACCCAAAATATTACGACAAGGCTTTAAATTCGAAAGCTACAACGGTAATTATTAATCAGAAAGTAGCTTGTCCAGAAGGAAAAGGATTAATTTTTTCTGAAGACCCTTTTAGAGATTTTAATTTTTTAATTAATTTCTTTTCGCCATTTGAGTTTAATAAAAGCCTTGTTGCCGAATCAGTTGAAATTGGTAAAAATTGTCAAATTCATTCAACTGTAACGCTTGGTAACAATGTTAAAATTGGTGACAATTGTTTATTGTTTCCAAATGTAGTAATATATGACAATTGTGTGATTGGAAATAATGTCATTATTCAGGCTAATAGTGTTATTGGTGGTCATGCCTTCTACTACAAAAACAGAGGTAACCATAGGGAAAGACTTAACTCTGGAGGCAATGTTATTATCCATGATAATGTAGAAATTGGCGCTTGTACAACCATTGATAAAGGTGTAACAAGTGCAACAACAATTGGTGCACACACCAAAATTGACAACCATGTACAAGTTGGTCATGATACAATAATCGGGGAAATGTGCATTATTGCATCTCAGGTTGGTATTGCTGGATGCTCCGTTATTGGAAATAATGTTACTTTATGGGGTCAGGCTGGGATACCAAGCGACATAACTATTGGAGATAATGTTGTTGTTCAAGCACAATCAGGTATCACTAAGGATTTAGAGACTGGAAAATCATACTTTGGTAGTCCAGCAGAAGAAACCAGAAAAAAATTAAAGGAGTTAGCGTTTATGCGTCAATTACCTTCAATAATTGAAGAACTTAAAAAATAAATGGCAAAATCGTCAAGAAATATTAAAAAACGAATTGACATTGGTAAGTTAAAACTTAACAAACTTTTAGAAGTTACTAAAGGTATTAACAACAATTTACCTCAAGCCGATTTATTCAGCATTTATAAAGAGGTGCTGATTGATGAATTAAAGATTGGCAAACTGCTTTTGTATAGTTTTAATGGTAAAGAATGGCATGAAGAACTATGTATAGGAACTGCCTGTTCGATTATTAATGCTAAGAGAGATTTGTTACCTGTTACCGAAATTGTTAGCACCAATTCGCTTAATAACCCAAACTTAGATGATTTTGATGTCATTATCCCAGTATTTCATAAATCAAATCCTTTAGCCTATTTACTTATTGGCGATTTTGCTGATGAAAAAATAGAAGTAAGCCCTATTATTAAGCACCTTACTTTTATTCAAACTTTCACCAACATTATTATCGTTGCCATTGAAAACAAGCGGTTGTATAAACAAAGTTTAAATCAAATTGCAATTCAAAAAGAAATGGAACTCGCATCTGAAATGCAAACCATGCTTTTCCCTAATGAATTGCCGAACAACGATGAAATTGAGGTAAGTGCAAAATATCAACCTCATCATTTAGTGGGTGGCGATTATTACGATTTCATTCAACTCAACAGAGACGAAATTGCTTTTTGCATAGCTGATGTTTCTGGGAAAGGTGTTCCTGCTGCTTTAATTATGTCCAACTTTCAGGCAAGTTTTAGGGCATTAATTAAGCGCACCTCTTCATTAACCGAATTGGTTACAGAACTAAACGAAAATATTTTAGCTACTGCTAAACGAGAAAAATTTATAACTGCTTTTATTGGTCGTTATAACATTCAGACTCAAAACCTACAGTACATCAATGCGGGACATAATCCTCCCCTCCTACTTGTTGGACATAAATTTTTAGAGTTAGATGAAGGTTGTACCATAATTGGAATGTTTAAAAAGTTACCATCAGTAACTGAAAAAAACATGTATGTTCCTTCTGATTCTATTTTAATGTGTTACACAGATGGAATAAATGAGCAAATAGATAAAAACAAACAGGAGTTTGGGTTAAAGCCACTAAAACAAACCATGTTGTTGGAAAAAGAAAGCTCAGTTCAAACAATCATTAATGCCGTATTTTCAAGATTAGAGCTATTTAAAGGAGAGGAAGATTTTGCTGATGATATTGCCTTACTTGGTATTCGATTCAAGTAGTATTTTATCCTTATGATAAACATCTATAGCTACAATTAATGCTATAAAACCCCAGAACGGTACAGATGCTTTATCGGTATCTAAATAGTTATTTAAAAAGCCATGTACAACATAAGTAAATAACCCTAACAACGTACACAATACAACTGTTTTAATTTTTCCTTTGGGTAATTTGTGATAAAGCAATGACCCTCGATAGAAAACCATTCCAAAAAGAAAAAATACTGTTAACATTCCAATTAATCCAGTTTCAGCTAACGGACCAATATATTCACTATGTGCATTTCCATTATTCCCAACGTTGGTGCTTATAATGGTTTTATCTTTTGACGACTGAAATGGCGCATATTGAAACACATAGGTTCCTGGACCCCAGCCAAATATTGGTCGTTCTTGAAACATTCTAAATGCTGAATTCCATCTATTTAATCGTTCCTTATTTGAAGCGTCACTCGATACATTTGAAATAGACTGAACATGTTCACTTAGTTCAGCAGATGAATCCTGATTGTTACGTTCCAAACTTAACATTATTGACGTCCAATTTAAAGCTATTAATACAATAGCTGTTGCTCCTATATAAAATAAGTATTTGAACTTAACTTTATACTTGTAAATAAAATATAAAACCAATGCTGCTACAAGACTAACCCACGCTGCCCTTGTATAGGATAAAATTGTTCCCAACGTTACTATTCCCAAAACAACAAAAGAGGCAACCCTAAAATAAAATTTCTCTGATGAATCAATAAAAATAAAGGTAATAGGAAGAAACATTGCTAAAATTGCCCCATAAGAAGTATGGTCTTTATAAAAAGGTTCCATTACCCAATGTGCTGCTTTTTCATCAAAGTTATACGATGCCAACCGAATTGAAGCATAAGTAATTACTCCAGCAAAAGGTATTAAATAAGCCCAGTAAAAAATACGGTAATTGTTCACTTTTAAAAACAATTGCGTGCCTATAAAATAAAAACACACAATAAACCATAATCGAGAAACCAAAAACTTCAAAGAAACTATTGGCATTTCACTAGTAAAAATGGTTAAGAATATCCATCCCAAATAAATAAAAACAGCAATAGTAATAGGATGTTTTAATATCCGAGTATCAAAACCTTTATCGTAAATTAATTTTAGAAAAAACAAAATCATCACCCCAAACATCAAGGGTTCTGTAGGCAAATACATTCCTATACCACCTAATTCTAAATCTTCAAGATTTAAAGATAACGGAGTGGTAAAAACGATAAACCACATTAATTTTTCGACATTAAAAAATGCTAAAAACACGATAGCTAAAGCGGCGGGTAATAATGCCAAATAATAGAATTCTTTTATAATAAGAATACTATTTAAAGCAATGAAAAAAAAGCTTAAAATGTAAATGTAATATGGCTTAATTGCATTTAACAATTATTATTTTTTTATCTTATTTTGAAATAAAATAACCACAAAAGCAAAAAATACGGCTCCAAAAGTTGAAATAGCAACTATTAACCAACGAATTGGATATACTTTTTTATAGGAAACTACTGGTTTAGTTATAATGTTTGTGTAAGTCATAACTCTTCGGTAAGTTTTATCTGCTTTTATAAATTCACTTTCCCAGTATTTGTAAGCATCCAAAATATGATAAACCCTCTGTTCAAGATTAATAAAATCTCCACCTTTTTCCTCTATATTATTCATCAATTTTATTATCTCATCATAATTTGATGATGTTTTACTTGCTCCATCAAAAGTCCTTAAATAACCTCGCATTACTTCTTCAGATTGAACGCTATAATTGATAATGTGGTACTCTTTTCTGATTTTTTTTAATTCACTTGAGACAGAATCTAAATTAGATTTTATCCTATTAAATTGAGTTTCTACAGTAATCAAATCTTCTAAAGCTCTTTTTTTATGTTCAGCTCTGATAACTTTATTTACATTTTCAATAATACTGTTAACCATTTTATAAGCAATCTCCGGATCTGTATCTGTTACAACAATCTCTGCCGACTCATACTTAGTTTCACTAATTTTTACATTATCATCGTACTCTAACATTAAATAATAATCAGCTAACTTATCTTCGGGCTTAATATCATAATGTTCTGCTAGGTTAAACTCTTTAATAACGTTTTCTTTTATCGTTCTAGATTCAAACCACTGCATCATTTGTTCAATTGGGCTTTCTTCTGAATACTCACCTAAATTAGAAGGATAAACAATTGCCTGTGATTTAAACTTAGGCTTAATAAATGTTGCTGATGAAAATATTACCGATAAAACAGCTGCTACTAATCCAACTATAATCAGTATTTTTTTATTTTTTAATGCAATCTGGAAAAGATTACTATTCATGTTTGCTAAGTCTGACATAACAGCTATTTTAATAAGTTATAGTTTTGTTGAACAATTAATACCAGCAAGGTTAAAATTAATACAGAAAATACCGATACCAATACAATTAACCAACGAATAGGGTAAGTACTTTTCTCGGCAGGAAAGGCATTGTTAACGATAAACTTGTGTTGTAAAATGGTTTCAGCATCAACTTTAGCTTCTTCGTATTTTGTATGTAAAGATGTAAGTTGCTTTTTTTCAAATTCCAATTGATCTCGAATTGAAACATATGCTCCTCCATATTTTGATAATGTATGAAGCCTATTTTCTAATGCTGCTATAGCTGATGATTTCCCTTGTAAAACAGCAATAGCTAATTGTTCTGTTAATCGTTCAGCCTGAGATTCATAATCTATTACACCTAAAATTCTTAATGCAGTTAACGAATCTTCTAACGATTTTATAAACTCTTTTTGATTCAAGTATCGTTGCTCTACAATTTTAAATGCAGGAATGGCGATATCTTTTTGCATTCTATTTTTTACAGAATCCATAAAAACAGCAATATCATTGGCAATAAACGCTGCTGTATCAGCATCGTAATCTAAAACAGATATTTCAACAGCCAAATATTTAGTTAACTTAAAGGTAATATTGTCGTTAAACTTATCATACAGTTTTGTGTTCTTGTATTGTTCGTCCTCGTCAATACAATAATGTCTCATCAAATTGTATTTCTCGATAATACGGTGTTTAATTTCATCAGAATTTAAAATCTGTAAAAGTTGTTCTGCTTCTTCAACTTCTCCAAACTTTAATACATCATCTTTACCTGAAATATTTTCTGCAATGATGGCTTTTGATATCGAATTTGTAGTGGTAGGGTAAAGAATAACTGTAGATTTATATTTATCCTTAATAAATAGCGTAATAACTAACGACACTATGGCCGCTGTCATCCCTACTATTAACAATAATTTTCTATTATTGGAAATGAGGCTAACCAAGTTACCATTGTTTATGTTCTGGCTTTCTTTATTCACTTAACACGGTATTACACCTAATTTTTAAGACCTCCAAAAATACAATTTTTTATTGTCCATAAAGCAATCAGCAATGTTTTATCTGTTTTTGATTAATCCCATTAAATCTTTAACATTTACAATTCTTAAAAGAAACGTAATACTGCTAGATACAATTATTATGGTTATTAGTGAATATAACAATGTAATGTCGAATTTTTTTAATCCTAAAACAACCAAAACTATCATCAAAAACAAAAAACCAACTTTTAATACATATTTTAAATTAATCGTAAAACTGAACATTCTATTACAAATAACTATTTGAGCCAAAAGAATTACAAACTGTGTAATTAAACTCGCAATGGCCGAGCCTTCTGCCTTATATGTTGGAATTAGCCAAAAATTCAGCAATAGATTAAGAAACAAACCTACAACAGCAATGGTATTTAACTGTTTTAAACTTCCGTTCGATGTAAGTAATGTTCCATAAATGTATGTTCCTGAAATTGCCACAAAGCAGAACATCAAAATACTCAATACATTTGATGATGACTGATTGTAATGGCTGTATAATAAGCCAATGATGTCATCCCCATAAAACAAGCAGAAAATTGCTAAAATTGAAGCAGGAATAAAAAGCAAGGAAAACGACAACCTTAATAAATCATCTAATTTTTCTTTTTTATAAATCATTAAGGCAAACATGGGCAATAAAAGTCCGGCAAACAACACCCCTATTTGTGAAGAAGCGTCAAGCAATCGATACGCCTGAGCATAAATAGCTGCTTGTTGCTCACCATCTACTAACATCAAGTCTAGCATAATAGCGTCTAACCTGTAATAAAAAGTCATGGTTAATACTAAAAAAGCATATGGTATTGTTTGTTTGAGTGTTACCAATAAAAAAGGAATGTTTAATTGAAACTTAAACAACTTTGTTTTTACAATAATGATGGTGAATACAATAGAAGCAGTTATTAAATATGCAAGAGTTTGAGCATATATAAAATGAAATACAGAGAATGGAGCATCAATTACATTTCCCCACAATAAAATACCACAGAAGCCAATCATCAACACCTTATCTAATACCGAAAGTACACTATCCATAGCAAACAAATGAAGTCCTGATATATTTGATCGC
Proteins encoded in this window:
- a CDS encoding UDP-3-O-(3-hydroxymyristoyl)glucosamine N-acyltransferase; translation: MKIPPKTLESVAKLLNCDFIGNPNHSITGINEIHMVDYGDIVFVDHPKYYDKALNSKATTVIINQKVACPEGKGLIFSEDPFRDFNFLINFFSPFEFNKSLVAESVEIGKNCQIHSTVTLGNNVKIGDNCLLFPNVVIYDNCVIGNNVIIQANSVIGGHAFYYKNRGNHRERLNSGGNVIIHDNVEIGACTTIDKGVTSATTIGAHTKIDNHVQVGHDTIIGEMCIIASQVGIAGCSVIGNNVTLWGQAGIPSDITIGDNVVVQAQSGITKDLETGKSYFGSPAEETRKKLKELAFMRQLPSIIEELKK
- a CDS encoding oligosaccharide flippase family protein, producing MVPSEDYGVYFALFNFSMLFSILLDLGLTNYNNKNIAQNNHILSKYFSGLLTFKFLLSVVYFVVTFVVGYFVGYDSDRFMMLLFLSINQFFISLILFMRSNISGLHLFAMDSVLSVLDKVLMIGFCGILLWGNVIDAPFSVFHFIYAQTLAYLITASIVFTIIIVKTKLFKFQLNIPFLLVTLKQTIPYAFLVLTMTFYYRLDAIMLDLMLVDGEQQAAIYAQAYRLLDASSQIGVLFAGLLLPMFALMIYKKEKLDDLLRLSFSLLFIPASILAIFCLFYGDDIIGLLYSHYNQSSSNVLSILMFCFVAISGTYIYGTLLTSNGSLKQLNTIAVVGLFLNLLLNFWLIPTYKAEGSAIASLITQFVILLAQIVICNRMFSFTINLKYVLKVGFLFLMIVLVVLGLKKFDITLLYSLITIIIVSSSITFLLRIVNVKDLMGLIKNR
- the secDF gene encoding protein translocase subunit SecDF, with product MQNKGLLTTFTVLFAIAALYSLSLTFVANSVESDAKEYSNGNSDLEFAYLDSMSSEEVYPVIGYTYGELRTKMLNLGLDLKGGMNVTLEVQIDEVVKALASFSKDNAFNQAIIDAKKEQQVTQADFVTLFGQEYQKKNPNGKLSSVFYTLDNKEKLSPNATNEEVLAFIKEEADDAIDRSFNVLRTRIGLFGAAQPNIQKLTGSDRILVELPGVKNKERVRQLLQGTAKLEFWLTYENQEIYPMLAQADELLGAANKLTSKTDSTVTDSTLAANTDTTSAVVADTTKEETASLLDKIESGAKTKDTSATNAAAEQSFEEYAKEHPLFAIMRPAIFQDEKGQYFPGQGPVVGYVAIKDTGKVNSFLAKPEVKGLFPPRIKFLWTAKPYDDEGRFLQLIAIKVDNREGKAVLEGDVIVDASQQFDQFSGAPRIDMTMNGEGANKWKRITADNIGKSVAIALDELVYSYPTVQSEIAGGQSNISGNFDIEEAKLIANILKAGKLPAPAKIIEENVVGPTLGQESINKGMSSFIIALLVVLAYMVFYYSKAGIASVIALLANMFFIFGILASMPQLIALTLPGIAGIILTIGMSVDANVLIFERIREEISAGKGIRLAVSDGYKFAYSSIIDSNVTTLLTGFVLWFFGTGPVEGFAKTLVIGIATSLFTAIFITRLIFESQLDKNKVLKFSTKFTEGAFKNINFDFIANRKKFYILSGIIVIIGIGSLVTRGLQQGIDFKGGRSYVVRFDAPVSTVDISKSLEKLFATSPETKTYGDDNQVKITTTYLIDSEDENADDIVEGKLNEGLSALNTKYEVMSSQKVGPTIANDIKTSSFWSILFSLFIIFLYIVFRFKKWQFGLGALVALFHDVIITLAIFSIFYGILPFSLEIDQAFIAAILTVVGYSINDTVVVFDRIREFLGAFKKRPENELINDALNSTLSRTVNTSLSTIFVLLMIFIFGGEVIRGFTFALLIGIVVGTYSSLFIASPVMYDMAKKSKEDK
- a CDS encoding O-antigen ligase family protein — its product is MALLPAALAIVFLAFFNVEKLMWFIVFTTPLSLNLEDLELGGIGMYLPTEPLMFGVMILFFLKLIYDKGFDTRILKHPITIAVFIYLGWIFLTIFTSEMPIVSLKFLVSRLWFIVCFYFIGTQLFLKVNNYRIFYWAYLIPFAGVITYASIRLASYNFDEKAAHWVMEPFYKDHTSYGAILAMFLPITFIFIDSSEKFYFRVASFVVLGIVTLGTILSYTRAAWVSLVAALVLYFIYKYKVKFKYLFYIGATAIVLIALNWTSIMLSLERNNQDSSAELSEHVQSISNVSSDASNKERLNRWNSAFRMFQERPIFGWGPGTYVFQYAPFQSSKDKTIISTNVGNNGNAHSEYIGPLAETGLIGMLTVFFLFGMVFYRGSLLYHKLPKGKIKTVVLCTLLGLFTYVVHGFLNNYLDTDKASVPFWGFIALIVAIDVYHKDKILLESNTK
- a CDS encoding PP2C family protein-serine/threonine phosphatase; this translates as MAKSSRNIKKRIDIGKLKLNKLLEVTKGINNNLPQADLFSIYKEVLIDELKIGKLLLYSFNGKEWHEELCIGTACSIINAKRDLLPVTEIVSTNSLNNPNLDDFDVIIPVFHKSNPLAYLLIGDFADEKIEVSPIIKHLTFIQTFTNIIIVAIENKRLYKQSLNQIAIQKEMELASEMQTMLFPNELPNNDEIEVSAKYQPHHLVGGDYYDFIQLNRDEIAFCIADVSGKGVPAALIMSNFQASFRALIKRTSSLTELVTELNENILATAKREKFITAFIGRYNIQTQNLQYINAGHNPPLLLVGHKFLELDEGCTIIGMFKKLPSVTEKNMYVPSDSILMCYTDGINEQIDKNKQEFGLKPLKQTMLLEKESSVQTIINAVFSRLELFKGEEDFADDIALLGIRFK